The sequence below is a genomic window from Gammaproteobacteria bacterium.
TCCTGGGGCGATAAAGGTTTTTCCCGTCAACGTTTAGGGCTTGCGTAGTGAAAGGAATTATTCTTGCCGGTGGCAATGGTACACGGCTTTATCCGCTGACACGCGTTATCAGCAAGCAGTTGCTTCCGGTTTACGACAAACCGATGATTTATTATCCACTGTCAGTGTTAATGTTGGCAGGGATCCGTGATATTTTGATTATTTCCTCGCCACGTGATTTGCCTCAGTTTGAAGCTTTGTTGGGCAATGGTAAGAGCTGGGGGCTTAATATCAGTTATGCAGTGCAAGACGAGCCGAAAGGGCTGGCTCAGGCATTTTTGATTGGCGAAGAATTTATTGCTGATGACAATGTTTGCCTCGTTCTGGGTGACAATATATTTTATGCTAATCAATTGTCCACCTTGCTACATAAAGCCGCCAAGAAAGAGAAGGGCGCAACGGTTTTCGGCTATTCAGTACGCAACCCAAGTGATTATGGCGTTTTATCATTTGACGCTGACGGCAGGCCAAACGATATAATTGAAAAGCCAATAAATCCACCATCTAAT
It includes:
- the rfbA gene encoding glucose-1-phosphate thymidylyltransferase RfbA, which translates into the protein MKGIILAGGNGTRLYPLTRVISKQLLPVYDKPMIYYPLSVLMLAGIRDILIISSPRDLPQFEALLGNGKSWGLNISYAVQDEPKGLAQAFLIGEEFIADDNVCLVLGDNIFYANQLSTLLHKAAKKEKGATVFGYSVRNPSDYGVLSFDADGRPNDIIEKPINPPSNIAVTGLYFYDNKVVSIAKNVKPSPRGELEITDVTRAYLEAGELDVTLLGRGAAWLDTGTHSSLMAASQYVEVIEARQGLKICCPEEIAWRMNYIDDQRLEQIGRTLQASGYGSYLLGLLEEAR